Proteins from a genomic interval of Syngnathus typhle isolate RoL2023-S1 ecotype Sweden linkage group LG15, RoL_Styp_1.0, whole genome shotgun sequence:
- the puraa gene encoding purine-rich element binding protein Aa, translating into MADRDSGSEQGGAATGPGFGSMHSAAGAAGSASGLQHETQELASKRVDIQNKRFYLDVKQNAKGRFLKIAEVGAGGNKSRLTLSMSVAVEFRDYLGDFIEHYAQLGPSNPGLVQDEPRRALKSEFLVRENRKYYMDLKENQRGRFLRVRQTVSRGAGLGSTQGQTIALPAQGLIEFRDALAKLIDDYGVEEEPAELPEGSSLTVDNKRFFFDVGSNKYGVFMRVSEVKPTYRNSITVPYKVWSKFGNTFSKYADEMKKQREKRACELEEEEEEEDEEEVQADDGDED; encoded by the coding sequence ATGGCGGACAGAGACAGTGGAAGTGAGCAGGGAGGAGCAGCCACGGGCCCAGGCTTTGGTTCCATGCACTCGGCGGCGGGAGCGGCAGGCTCGGCTTCCGGCCTCCAGCACGAGACTCAGGAGCTGGCGTCCAAGCGGGTTGACATCCAAAACAAACGCTTCTATTTGGACGTAAAGCAGAACGCCAAAGGCCGCTTCTTGAAGATAGCCGAAGTCGGGGCCGGTGGCAACAAGAGCCGCCTCACTCTTTCCATGTCCGTGGCAGTCGAGTTCCGCGACTACTTGGGGGACTTCATCGAGCACTACGCCCAGCTCGGTCCCAGCAACCCGGGCTTGGTGCAGGACGAGCCGCGGCGAGCGCTCAAGAGCGAGTTCCTGGTGCGGGAGAATCGGAAGTACTACATGGATCTAAAGGAGAACCAGAGGGGACGGTTCCTGAGGGTCCGGCAGACCGTCAGCCGGGGGGCCGGCTTGGGGTCCACGCAGGGCCAGACCATCGCGCTCCCGGCCCAAGGACTTATCGAGTTTCGTGACGCTTTGGCCAAACTTATTGACGATTACGGCGTGGAGGAGGAGCCCGCGGAGCTGCCCGAAGGCTCGTCATTGACTGTGGACAACAAGCGCTTCTTCTTCGACGTGGGCTCCAACAAGTACGGCGTGTTCATGCGGGTAAGCGAGGTGAAGCCGACGTACCGCAACTCGATCACGGTGCCCTACAAAGTGTGGTCCAAGTTCGGGAATACATTCTCTAAATACGCCGACGAGATGAAGAAGCAGCGGGAGAAGCGAGCGTgcgagctggaggaggaggaggaggaagaagatgaggaggaggtgcAGGCGGACGACGGTGACGAGGATTGA